A DNA window from Haloactinospora alba contains the following coding sequences:
- a CDS encoding maltokinase N-terminal cap-like domain-containing protein: MTQLETLLAGWIPKQRWFGGKGAPIDHVAVEAQHPLITGEQGLRLLVVDVAQDGSFARYQVLLGSCPPGRLRSELSHAAIGECRLPESGETRTVYDAAHDPELTGRLLDRIADDDGTGPVRFRRLSETPVRTGLRSLVLTGEQSNTSLVYGEDYVLKTFRRLWPGRNPDLELTTTLAESPFVARPHGWIEADLTDQGRTVGTTLAMLQEYLRSATDGWVLAGTSVRDLYEGGHSAPESAGGDFSWEAQRLGSATASVHLDLASKLPTDVLTPQALRDLSTAMISRLHRATEEVPSLEPYAGTLRAAFDALAEVDSPLPVQRVHGDYHLGQVVRTDTGWVLLDFEGEPAVPVGERQRLSSPLRDVAGMLRSFDYAARHQLIGHTAEEELASLARAWARRNREAFCAGYAFAGGADPHKHETVLRAFEYDKAVYEVMYEAHNRPSWLRIPLDSIAALAG, encoded by the coding sequence ATGACCCAACTGGAAACGCTTCTGGCCGGTTGGATCCCGAAGCAGCGCTGGTTCGGCGGGAAGGGAGCACCGATCGACCACGTGGCGGTCGAGGCGCAGCACCCGCTCATCACCGGAGAGCAGGGGTTGCGCCTCCTCGTCGTCGATGTCGCCCAGGACGGCTCCTTCGCCCGGTACCAGGTACTGCTCGGATCGTGCCCACCAGGACGGCTGCGCAGCGAACTGTCCCACGCGGCCATCGGCGAGTGCCGCCTTCCCGAGTCCGGCGAGACACGGACGGTGTACGACGCCGCGCACGACCCGGAACTGACCGGGCGGTTGCTGGACCGGATCGCTGACGACGACGGCACCGGCCCCGTGCGGTTTCGCAGACTCTCCGAGACGCCGGTGCGCACCGGCTTGCGCAGCCTGGTCCTCACGGGGGAACAGTCCAACACCTCCCTCGTGTACGGCGAGGACTACGTGCTGAAGACTTTCCGCCGGCTGTGGCCCGGACGCAACCCCGACCTGGAACTCACCACGACCCTGGCCGAGTCGCCGTTCGTGGCACGCCCGCACGGCTGGATCGAGGCCGACCTGACCGACCAGGGACGGACGGTGGGCACCACTCTCGCGATGTTGCAGGAGTACCTGCGCAGCGCGACCGACGGGTGGGTCCTTGCCGGGACCAGTGTCCGCGACCTGTACGAGGGCGGCCACAGCGCCCCCGAGAGCGCCGGCGGCGACTTCTCCTGGGAAGCCCAGCGGTTGGGCAGCGCCACAGCTTCCGTCCACCTCGACCTCGCCAGCAAACTACCCACCGACGTCCTCACCCCCCAGGCGCTGCGGGACCTGTCCACGGCGATGATCAGCCGACTGCACCGCGCCACCGAGGAGGTACCCAGCCTGGAACCGTACGCCGGGACGCTGCGCGCGGCCTTCGACGCACTGGCCGAGGTGGACTCCCCGCTTCCGGTGCAGCGCGTACACGGCGACTACCACCTCGGGCAGGTGGTACGTACCGACACGGGGTGGGTCCTGCTCGACTTCGAGGGTGAACCCGCCGTCCCCGTCGGGGAACGGCAGCGACTGTCCAGCCCGTTGCGTGACGTGGCCGGCATGCTGCGCTCTTTCGACTACGCGGCCCGGCACCAGCTCATCGGACACACCGCGGAGGAGGAACTCGCCTCCCTGGCACGGGCTTGGGCCCGCCGCAACCGGGAGGCGTTCTGCGCCGGTTACGCGTTCGCCGGTGGAGCCGACCCGCACAAGCACGAGACCGTGCTGCGGGCGTTCGAATACGACAAGGCCGTATACGAGGTGATGTACGAAGCCCACAACAGGCCGTCATGGTTGCGTATCCCGCTCGACTCGATCGCAGCACTCGCCGGTTAG
- the treS gene encoding maltose alpha-D-glucosyltransferase, which yields MPRDPYWYKYAVFYEVLVRGFYDSNGDGTGDLRGLMEKLDYLTWLGVDCIWLLPLYESPLRDGGYDISDYMKVLPEFGHLGDFAELVEQAHKRGLRIIADLVMNHTSDQHPWFLASRSDPDGPYGDFYVWSDTTERYTDARVIFVDTEQSNWTYDEQRGQYYWHRFFSHQPDLNFENPAVQEAILEVLRFWLDLGIDGFRLDAVPYLYEREGTSCENLKETHEFLKRIRSEVDRLYPDRVLLSEANQWPSDVVDYFGDFESGGDECHMNFHFPLMPRMFMAVRREQRYPISEILAQTPRIPDSCQWAIFLRNHDELTLEMVTDDERDYMYAEYAKDPRMRANVGIRRRLAPLLDNDKNQLELFTALLLSLPGSPVLYYGDEIGMGDNIWLGDRDAVRTPMQWTCDRNAGFSRCDPARLYLPIIMDPIHGYQALNVEAQQNNPGSLLNWTRKMIHIRKRHPVFGTGDFTELRASNPSVLAFIREYGDDRMLCVNNLSRFPQPVELDLRRFTGVTPVECVGGVRFPAIGELPYLLTLPGHGFYWFQLPPVEEGDGPTSHDRSASVRGPAFANQTTPVGSLSATPGQTPTTTANGTAT from the coding sequence ATGCCCCGCGACCCCTACTGGTACAAGTACGCCGTCTTCTACGAGGTCCTGGTCCGGGGTTTCTACGACTCCAACGGCGACGGCACCGGTGACCTCCGCGGTCTCATGGAGAAGCTCGACTACCTGACGTGGCTCGGGGTCGACTGCATCTGGCTGCTTCCGCTGTACGAGTCGCCACTGCGGGACGGCGGGTACGACATCTCCGACTACATGAAGGTCCTGCCCGAGTTCGGGCACCTCGGCGACTTCGCGGAACTGGTCGAGCAGGCCCACAAGCGGGGGCTGCGTATCATCGCCGACCTCGTCATGAACCACACCAGCGACCAGCACCCGTGGTTCCTCGCGTCCCGCTCCGATCCCGACGGCCCCTACGGCGACTTCTACGTGTGGTCCGACACCACCGAACGCTACACCGACGCCCGCGTCATATTCGTCGACACGGAGCAGTCCAACTGGACCTACGACGAGCAGCGCGGCCAGTACTACTGGCACCGGTTCTTCTCGCACCAGCCCGACCTCAACTTCGAGAACCCCGCCGTCCAGGAAGCGATCCTGGAGGTTCTGCGGTTCTGGCTGGATCTCGGAATCGACGGCTTCCGGCTGGACGCGGTGCCGTACCTGTACGAGCGGGAAGGCACGAGCTGCGAGAACCTCAAGGAGACCCACGAGTTCCTGAAACGCATCCGCTCCGAGGTCGACCGCCTCTACCCGGACCGGGTGCTGCTGAGTGAAGCCAACCAGTGGCCCTCCGACGTTGTCGACTACTTCGGCGACTTCGAGTCCGGCGGCGACGAGTGCCACATGAACTTCCACTTCCCGCTGATGCCCCGCATGTTCATGGCCGTCCGGCGGGAGCAGCGCTACCCCATCTCCGAGATCCTGGCGCAGACGCCACGCATCCCCGACAGCTGCCAGTGGGCGATATTCCTGCGCAACCACGACGAGCTGACGCTGGAGATGGTGACCGACGACGAACGCGACTACATGTACGCGGAGTACGCCAAGGACCCGCGGATGCGCGCGAACGTCGGCATCCGGCGCCGGCTCGCCCCACTGCTGGACAACGACAAGAACCAGCTCGAGCTGTTCACCGCGCTCCTGCTCTCCCTCCCCGGGTCTCCCGTGCTCTACTACGGCGACGAGATCGGGATGGGCGACAACATCTGGCTGGGGGACCGGGACGCGGTCCGCACCCCGATGCAGTGGACCTGCGACCGCAACGCGGGCTTCTCCCGCTGCGATCCGGCACGGTTGTACCTACCGATCATCATGGACCCGATCCACGGTTACCAGGCGCTCAACGTCGAAGCGCAGCAGAACAACCCGGGGTCGCTGCTGAACTGGACGCGCAAGATGATCCACATCCGCAAGCGGCACCCCGTGTTCGGCACCGGCGACTTCACCGAACTACGCGCGAGCAACCCCAGCGTCCTGGCCTTCATCCGTGAGTACGGCGACGACCGGATGCTGTGCGTGAACAACCTGTCCCGGTTCCCGCAACCGGTGGAACTCGACCTGCGCAGGTTCACCGGCGTCACCCCGGTCGAGTGCGTGGGCGGGGTCCGCTTTCCCGCCATCGGGGAACTTCCGTACCTGCTCACTCTTCCCGGGCACGGTTTCTACTGGTTCCAGCTGCCGCCTGTGGAAGAGGGGGACGGTCCCACGAGCCACGACCGCAGCGCGAGTGTCCGCGGCCCCGCGTTCGCCAACCAGACCACACCCGTCGGATCCCTTTCCGCCACTCCCGGACAGACACCCACCACGACCGCGAATGGAACCGCGACATGA